The genomic DNA TCTCATCTTTTAACTCTGTAATAGCTTGACGGACCATGCGCTTAATTCGATTACGAACTACTGCATTTCCTATTTTCTTGCTAACAGAAAGGCCGATGCGAAAGTTTGGCTGTTCTTCTTTATCTAATTGGTATACAACAAACTGACGATTCGCATTTGATTTTCCTTTTTGAAAAACCGCCTGGAATTCATCATTCTTCTTTATACGATGTTTTTTCTTCATATCAATTGACACTCCTGTATTTCATCAGCGGAAATTCACTATTATTAGAAAAAAAGACCACTGAACGATCAGTGGTCTACG from Bacillus cereus G9842 includes the following:
- the rnpA gene encoding ribonuclease P protein component; amino-acid sequence: MKKKHRIKKNDEFQAVFQKGKSNANRQFVVYQLDKEEQPNFRIGLSVSKKIGNAVVRNRIKRMVRQAITELKDEIDSGKDFVIIARKPCAEMTYEEVKKSLIHVFKRSGMKRIKK